From Erigeron canadensis isolate Cc75 chromosome 8, C_canadensis_v1, whole genome shotgun sequence, one genomic window encodes:
- the LOC122610306 gene encoding uncharacterized protein LOC122610306, protein MGNIHFITEFPSAHAIFQPYRVSDHAPCILKFPGMTRDKPKPFKFLNFLVHKAGFKEEVAKAWDAHLEGFSMYQVVCKLKSLKTPMRKLLYAHGNLHKRVKTLRSELDEIQKNVDTDPGNATLREAEISKLNSFQEAVLDEERFLKHKSKIKWLQGGTALNAFVSHYSSFLSSTGSANPFSCNGILSKRLSSQKALDMIRQVTTEEIKDAMFDIGNDKAPGPDVYTSAFFKSS, encoded by the exons ATGGGCAATATCCACTTTATAACTGAATTCCCGTCTGCTCATGCAATATTCCAGCCATATAGAGTTTCGGATCATGCTCCTTGTATCCTCAAATTTCCTGGTATGACTAGAGATAAGCCTAAACCATTCAAGTTCCTAAACTTTCTGGTTCATAAAGCCGGGTTCAAGGAAGAAGTTGCAAAAGCGTGGGATGCGCATTTGGAAGGTTTTTCTATGTATCAAGTGGTTTGCAAACTAAAAAGTCTCAAGACTCCAATGCGTAAACTGCTATATGCTCATGGAAACCTCCATAAACGTGTTAAAACTCTTAGGAGTGAGTTGGATGAAATCCAAAAGAATGTAGATACTGACCCAGGGAATGCTACTCTTAGGGAAGCTGAAATCTCAAAATTAAATTCATTCCAAGAAGCTGTATTAGATGAAGAAAGATTTCTTAAACATAAATCTAAGATTAAATGGCTCCAG GGTGGAACTGCATTAAATGCTTTTGTGAGCCATTATTCAAGCTTCCTAAGCTCTACAGGTTCCGCGAACCCATTTTCTTGTAATGGGATTCTGTCAAAAAGGCTTTCATCCCAAAAAGCTTTGGATATGATTAGGCAAGTTACTACTGAAGAGATTAAAGATGCTATGTTTGATATTGGCAATGATAAAGCTCCGGGTCCTGATGTTTATACTTCAGCCTTTTTCAAAAGCTCATGA